The following coding sequences lie in one Pseudomonas svalbardensis genomic window:
- a CDS encoding chaperone modulator CbpM produces the protein MSNPLIVQLDMAEFCEATDLSDVYVIEIVEHGILEPQGALPKDWRFNDYELALAKRAAKLRHDLELEWAGVALALDLLEEVQQLRAENRMLKQRLARLIVE, from the coding sequence ATGAGCAACCCCCTGATCGTTCAACTGGACATGGCAGAATTCTGTGAGGCGACCGACCTGTCGGACGTCTACGTGATCGAAATCGTCGAACACGGCATCCTCGAACCTCAGGGCGCACTGCCCAAGGATTGGCGTTTCAACGATTATGAGCTGGCGCTGGCCAAGCGTGCCGCCAAGCTGCGTCACGATCTGGAGCTGGAGTGGGCAGGCGTCGCCCTGGCGCTGGACCTGCTGGAAGAGGTCCAGCAACTGCGGGCCGAGAACCGCATGCTCAAGCAGCGGTTGGCTCGGTTGATCGTCGAGTAG
- a CDS encoding GNAT family N-acetyltransferase, with translation MTYPIRDAAHADLPAIRDIYNDAVLNTTAIWNEQAVDLGNRQAWFSARQSQGYPILVIVDGDNTVLGYASFGDWRPFDGFRHTVEHSVYVRSDQRGNGLGPQLMIALIERAKACDKHVMVAAIESGNAASIRLHERAGFVTTGQMPQVGTKFGRWLDLTFMQLTLNPGAEPPTANKE, from the coding sequence ATGACTTACCCCATCCGCGATGCAGCGCATGCCGACTTGCCGGCGATCCGCGACATCTACAACGACGCCGTGCTCAACACCACGGCCATCTGGAACGAACAGGCCGTGGATTTGGGTAACCGCCAGGCCTGGTTCAGCGCCCGGCAATCCCAGGGCTACCCGATTCTGGTGATCGTCGACGGCGACAACACGGTGCTGGGCTACGCTTCATTCGGTGACTGGCGGCCGTTCGACGGGTTCCGCCACACCGTCGAACATTCGGTTTACGTGCGCAGCGACCAGCGTGGCAATGGTCTCGGCCCGCAATTGATGATCGCGTTGATCGAGCGCGCCAAAGCCTGCGACAAACATGTGATGGTCGCCGCCATCGAAAGCGGTAACGCCGCTTCTATTCGCCTGCATGAACGAGCCGGTTTCGTGACGACCGGCCAGATGCCTCAGGTGGGCACCAAGTTCGGTCGCTGGCTCGACCTGACTTTTATGCAACTGACCCTCAATCCTGGCGCGGAGCCGCCGACCGCCAACAAGGAGTAA
- a CDS encoding Hsp70 family protein, translating into MKNASPARACGIDFGTSNSTVGWLRPGMETLIALEDDKITLPSVVFFNMEERRPVYGRLALHEYLEGYEGRLMRSLKSLLGSKLIKHDTSVLGTAMPFKDLLGLFIGQLKKRAETAAGREFEEVVLGRPVFFVDDDEMADQEAENTLVDVARAIGFKDVSFQYEPIAAAFDYESTIEKEELVLIVDIGGGTSDFSLVRLSPERRTHDNRHDDILATGGVHIGGTDFDKQLSLQGLMPLFGYGSRMKSGAYMPTSHHMNLATWHTINSVYSQKSSLALGSMRYDIEDTGGIDRLFKLIDQRAGHWLAMEVEETKIQLTHADSRHVPLDRIEPGLSVELSRALFESAIDNLLERVRNSVTQLLNDANVRVDQVDTVFFTGGSSGIPALRNSVSAMLPNAQHVEGNIFGSIGSGLAIEAMKRYGNMD; encoded by the coding sequence ATGAAAAACGCATCTCCAGCCCGTGCCTGTGGTATCGACTTCGGCACGTCCAACTCCACCGTCGGCTGGCTGCGCCCCGGCATGGAAACGCTGATCGCGCTGGAGGACGACAAGATCACCCTGCCTTCGGTGGTCTTCTTCAACATGGAAGAACGCCGCCCGGTGTACGGCCGGCTGGCGCTGCACGAGTACCTGGAAGGCTATGAAGGCCGGCTGATGCGCTCGCTCAAGAGCCTGTTGGGCTCCAAGCTGATCAAGCACGACACCAGCGTCCTCGGCACGGCGATGCCGTTCAAGGACCTGCTCGGACTGTTTATCGGCCAGCTGAAGAAGCGCGCCGAAACCGCCGCCGGTCGCGAGTTCGAGGAAGTGGTACTGGGTCGTCCGGTGTTCTTCGTCGACGACGATGAAATGGCCGACCAGGAAGCCGAAAACACCCTGGTGGACGTGGCCCGCGCCATCGGTTTCAAGGACGTGTCGTTCCAGTACGAACCGATCGCGGCGGCATTCGACTATGAGTCGACCATCGAAAAAGAAGAGCTGGTACTGATCGTCGACATCGGCGGTGGTACGTCGGACTTCTCGCTGGTGCGCCTGTCCCCTGAACGCCGTACTCACGACAACCGTCACGATGACATCCTCGCCACCGGCGGCGTGCACATCGGCGGGACCGATTTCGACAAGCAGCTGAGCCTCCAAGGCCTGATGCCACTGTTCGGCTACGGCAGCCGGATGAAGAGCGGCGCTTACATGCCGACCAGCCACCACATGAACCTGGCGACCTGGCACACCATCAACTCGGTGTACTCGCAAAAGTCGAGCCTGGCGCTGGGCAGCATGCGCTACGACATCGAAGACACCGGCGGCATCGATCGCCTGTTCAAGCTGATCGACCAGCGCGCCGGCCACTGGCTGGCCATGGAAGTGGAAGAAACCAAGATCCAGCTCACCCACGCCGACAGCCGCCATGTGCCGCTGGACCGCATCGAACCGGGTTTGAGCGTGGAGTTGAGCCGGGCACTGTTCGAATCGGCCATCGACAACTTGCTGGAGCGCGTGCGCAACAGCGTGACCCAGTTGCTGAACGACGCCAACGTGCGGGTCGATCAGGTGGACACGGTGTTCTTCACCGGCGGTTCGAGCGGGATTCCGGCACTGCGCAACAGCGTCTCGGCGATGTTGCCGAACGCGCAGCATGTGGAAGGGAACATCTTCGGCAGCATCGGCAGTGGCTTGGCGATTGAAGCGATGAAGCGCTACGGCAACATGGACTGA
- a CDS encoding NEL-type E3 ubiquitin ligase domain-containing protein, translating to MNASSLNRQHLKELVEERWRLQAKVDGPLKNLQQDIQAFAKPLLSTLIRSNFNTRVDVSQLTVKLYVPDKILFGIDRGASYLRESTLLEAALHNFEEPEIAEDHFRTGSGVYSRNFKGELKLEATMTTKKIATLCRRLDVGAQYQTHIKSILLPADPKARQLLEEHALAAQKASFNLDALMAYLKKDISDYAYGKLQQVRDGKSDINFHGQPLHRHRLSLMGFALHGIVLFSAVSQPSRVKSLVDELTPDGLKFWSDWSQRMPALTGSYYDKYKLLQSFLANGPAGVHEDMLRREDIYQQSHLDGPVIAYVPDDPLHPLKEYNSLADFMKELLGQLRDTQYQEFFSRFVAQKDKGKFFARVKERLTRVVWQQREPLDMGPWWRETAVENPTAEPITNLIAGDLWQWLYVDKRNKAIADARVIAVPTGDEDATTRWKRLTSYLDIGWNVFNFVGMLIPGLGEVLLGVMVAQIADELVEGIEDWSKGDREEAGAHINGVLINFAQLALMGAGHVLPRGAVAAVKPSALIDSLQPVELPGGKTRLWKPDVGPYAHPVALPANAVPNDIGLIEQGGKQWLRLEEKNYQVSQDPLKGQYRLEHPQRRTAYKPVVEHNKAGAWKVETERPLEWEAKRLMQRMDTTLDGYSAQTLGMIQHVSGVDESLLRRLHVEHETPPALLRDTFLRFNTYADAERFSQHIEANQIPETMIGFVPEVTVELPRWPENRTLEVFEASDRSGTSVKHGNATASEPMTIKVSRSEVAAGKLPERVIESLNETEIRDLLGEDVVVGTPERIDALRKQLVVQAGKHKKTVFDALYKGRDVSSDPRVQRVLSDVPELPASVALELLEHAEPADLRHLSEKQRLSLRLRQQARAVRDRVRLNRAYEGLYLEELASADSRRLELDSLAGLPGWSDEVRIEIRELGFAGKLHASVGPENAQIRKVLILEEDGRYQTRDADDRHLHGTDEFYASVLHALPDAQRNALGYGIHEGARLKFDVQRSPLSHDQFASTLLEHPIRKPTYDPHTMKLPGGMDGYRSVSGESNSRLRVRSLYPTLTDTELDAFIETLRQRNTSVGLEVQALEIEFNQMVSTLTRWVNGPTRDFRLSPSGFAEVEARNTLAKKIRQCWQRTGPRHVDANGRVLGQTLDLSNFELHMHIDRMPRLAANFDHVTRLWLRNTGLSNVEQPFLRPFRKVHVLDLARNKLTSLPSSIAHMPHLTDLDLTHNRIVLNILDREMLKNRTLLTSLRLGENPLGLLPNISRMPDLHTLVLSNTGATTWPSGLFDRPRFRHFFLDLRYNVLTDIPQVTPGTWGAELLGRTWLSREPAWISAENLERLKDYVRSVGMDPERPYPPMGVRTSIQWEEGLTRRDWVSKQEVWNAVEDEFNSTDFFEEINALTQSADFTASKVYRADLTAKVWRMLDTMAENAPLREQFFREANMRSNCVDGATQLFNVMGVEVLVHEALALGNNGLIEAELVSLARGKSRLDEVERIAKRHIVEREAAGEQFRREDAARNVTGTIDEVEVHLAFMTDLAQRLDLPWQARGMQFRKIAGVTSEMIEGAYQRVLGLEEGDLLRNSIAEQPFWKSFVERLNGSRFRAIDRKTFTTTEFKVALDERADSATLSLEEKAGLKERIRVLAAELGEPESAFAPGQIMTDEAYAQALETIKAEREALLLQLTQEAMDRAKLNRVEIPFTVAPGN from the coding sequence ATGAACGCGTCGAGCCTCAATCGGCAACACCTCAAGGAACTGGTCGAGGAGCGCTGGCGCTTGCAAGCGAAGGTCGATGGCCCGCTGAAAAACCTGCAACAGGACATTCAGGCGTTCGCCAAACCCTTGCTGTCCACGCTCATCAGGTCGAATTTCAACACCCGTGTCGACGTCAGCCAACTGACGGTGAAGCTGTATGTGCCAGACAAGATTCTCTTCGGTATCGACCGTGGCGCCAGCTATCTGCGCGAATCCACGCTGCTGGAGGCGGCCTTGCATAACTTCGAAGAGCCGGAAATCGCTGAAGATCATTTCAGGACCGGTTCCGGTGTGTATTCGAGGAACTTCAAAGGAGAGTTGAAACTTGAAGCAACAATGACGACCAAAAAAATCGCCACGCTGTGTCGGCGGCTGGACGTGGGGGCACAGTATCAAACCCATATAAAAAGCATTCTGTTGCCGGCTGATCCAAAGGCCAGGCAGCTATTGGAAGAGCATGCGCTGGCCGCGCAGAAAGCGTCCTTTAATTTGGACGCGTTGATGGCTTATTTGAAAAAAGATATCAGCGACTATGCCTACGGCAAACTTCAACAGGTGCGTGATGGCAAAAGCGATATCAACTTTCATGGTCAGCCACTGCACCGGCATCGGCTCTCACTGATGGGTTTCGCGTTGCACGGCATCGTGTTGTTCAGTGCGGTGAGCCAGCCGTCCAGGGTCAAGTCGTTGGTCGACGAATTGACGCCTGACGGTCTGAAGTTCTGGAGCGACTGGTCGCAACGCATGCCGGCGCTGACGGGTAGTTACTACGACAAGTACAAACTGTTGCAGTCGTTCCTGGCCAACGGCCCTGCCGGCGTGCATGAGGACATGCTGCGCCGCGAAGATATCTATCAGCAAAGTCATCTGGACGGACCGGTCATTGCCTACGTGCCGGACGATCCGCTGCACCCGCTGAAAGAGTACAACTCGCTCGCCGACTTCATGAAAGAGCTGCTTGGCCAACTGCGCGATACGCAGTATCAGGAATTTTTCAGTCGCTTCGTGGCGCAAAAGGACAAGGGCAAATTCTTCGCCCGGGTCAAAGAGCGGCTGACGCGTGTTGTCTGGCAACAACGCGAGCCGTTGGACATGGGCCCCTGGTGGCGGGAAACCGCAGTCGAGAACCCGACCGCAGAGCCCATCACCAACCTGATTGCCGGGGACTTGTGGCAATGGTTGTATGTCGACAAACGCAATAAAGCCATCGCCGATGCGCGCGTGATCGCGGTGCCGACCGGCGATGAGGATGCCACCACGCGCTGGAAGCGCCTGACCAGCTATCTGGACATTGGCTGGAACGTGTTCAACTTTGTCGGGATGTTGATCCCCGGCCTGGGGGAAGTCCTGTTGGGGGTGATGGTCGCGCAGATCGCCGATGAGCTGGTGGAGGGCATCGAGGACTGGAGCAAGGGCGACCGGGAGGAGGCCGGGGCGCACATCAATGGGGTACTGATCAACTTTGCCCAATTGGCGCTGATGGGCGCCGGGCACGTGCTGCCTCGGGGAGCCGTCGCAGCGGTCAAGCCCAGCGCGTTGATCGACAGCCTGCAACCGGTGGAACTGCCCGGTGGCAAGACCCGCCTGTGGAAACCCGACGTCGGGCCTTACGCGCACCCGGTGGCGCTGCCGGCCAACGCCGTGCCCAACGACATCGGCCTGATTGAACAGGGCGGCAAGCAGTGGCTACGGCTGGAGGAAAAAAACTATCAGGTGAGCCAGGACCCGTTGAAGGGGCAGTATCGACTGGAACATCCGCAGCGCCGCACGGCCTACAAACCAGTGGTGGAGCACAACAAGGCCGGTGCCTGGAAGGTCGAGACCGAGCGACCGCTGGAGTGGGAAGCGAAACGGTTGATGCAACGCATGGACACCACGCTTGACGGATACTCTGCGCAGACGTTAGGCATGATTCAACACGTGAGCGGGGTAGACGAAAGTCTGCTGCGCCGGTTGCACGTCGAGCATGAAACACCGCCCGCGCTGCTGCGCGATACCTTCTTGCGCTTCAATACCTATGCCGATGCAGAGCGATTTTCGCAGCACATCGAGGCTAACCAGATTCCAGAGACGATGATCGGCTTTGTGCCAGAGGTCACGGTTGAACTGCCGCGCTGGCCCGAGAACCGGACGTTGGAAGTTTTCGAGGCGTCGGATCGTTCCGGGACCTCCGTCAAACACGGCAATGCAACGGCATCTGAGCCGATGACGATCAAGGTCAGTCGTTCCGAAGTGGCTGCCGGAAAGCTGCCCGAGCGAGTCATTGAATCGCTGAACGAAACCGAGATTCGCGACCTGCTCGGCGAAGACGTCGTGGTGGGTACCCCTGAGCGTATTGATGCGCTGCGCAAGCAGTTGGTCGTGCAGGCAGGGAAGCACAAGAAAACCGTATTCGATGCACTTTACAAAGGCCGCGATGTTTCCAGCGACCCTCGTGTGCAACGAGTGCTCAGTGACGTTCCAGAGTTGCCGGCCAGCGTTGCGCTGGAACTGCTGGAGCATGCCGAGCCGGCCGATTTGCGACACCTGAGCGAAAAACAGCGCCTCTCGCTGCGTTTGCGTCAACAGGCCCGGGCGGTGCGTGACCGGGTGCGATTGAACCGTGCGTATGAGGGCCTCTATCTTGAGGAGCTGGCCAGTGCCGACTCGCGCAGGCTCGAACTGGACTCCTTGGCCGGCCTGCCAGGATGGTCCGATGAGGTGCGGATCGAAATTCGCGAACTGGGGTTTGCCGGGAAGCTGCACGCCAGCGTGGGTCCGGAAAATGCGCAGATCCGCAAGGTGCTGATTCTTGAGGAAGACGGGCGCTACCAGACGCGGGACGCGGATGATCGGCATTTGCACGGCACCGATGAGTTCTATGCTTCGGTCTTGCACGCCCTGCCGGATGCGCAACGCAACGCGTTGGGCTATGGCATTCACGAAGGCGCACGGCTCAAGTTTGATGTACAGCGCTCACCCCTGAGCCATGATCAGTTCGCGTCGACGTTGCTTGAACATCCGATTCGTAAGCCGACTTACGATCCGCACACGATGAAGCTGCCTGGAGGCATGGACGGCTATCGAAGCGTTTCCGGGGAGTCGAATTCACGGCTTCGCGTACGCAGCCTTTATCCAACCCTCACAGATACAGAACTCGATGCGTTTATTGAGACCTTGCGCCAGCGAAATACCTCGGTTGGGCTAGAGGTCCAGGCGCTTGAAATCGAATTCAACCAGATGGTTTCAACCCTGACCCGCTGGGTGAACGGGCCGACCCGGGATTTTCGTTTGAGCCCCAGCGGCTTTGCCGAAGTGGAAGCCAGGAATACCCTCGCCAAAAAGATCAGGCAGTGTTGGCAGCGTACTGGTCCAAGGCACGTGGATGCGAATGGGAGGGTTCTTGGACAGACACTGGACCTGAGCAATTTTGAATTGCATATGCACATCGATCGTATGCCCCGACTGGCGGCCAACTTCGATCACGTCACGCGTCTGTGGTTACGCAATACCGGGCTATCGAATGTCGAGCAACCTTTTCTTCGTCCCTTTCGCAAGGTGCACGTACTGGATCTTGCGCGGAACAAATTGACGTCGCTGCCATCGAGCATCGCCCATATGCCACACCTGACAGACCTGGATCTCACGCACAACCGGATTGTGCTTAACATCCTTGATCGCGAGATGCTCAAAAACCGTACCCTGCTGACCAGTTTACGTCTGGGTGAAAACCCGTTGGGGTTATTACCTAACATCAGTCGCATGCCTGACTTGCATACCCTGGTGCTGTCTAATACAGGGGCCACCACGTGGCCGTCCGGACTGTTTGACCGACCACGGTTCAGGCACTTTTTCCTGGACCTGCGTTACAACGTGTTGACAGACATTCCGCAGGTTACTCCGGGCACGTGGGGAGCAGAGCTGTTGGGGCGCACGTGGCTCAGTCGCGAGCCCGCGTGGATATCAGCTGAAAATCTGGAACGCCTCAAAGACTATGTTCGGTCGGTGGGCATGGACCCTGAGCGTCCTTACCCTCCCATGGGTGTGCGCACCAGCATCCAGTGGGAGGAAGGATTGACCCGACGTGATTGGGTCAGCAAGCAAGAGGTCTGGAACGCGGTTGAGGATGAATTCAACTCAACGGATTTTTTTGAAGAAATCAATGCCCTGACCCAGTCCGCCGACTTCACCGCCAGCAAGGTCTATCGAGCCGATTTGACGGCCAAGGTCTGGCGAATGCTGGACACCATGGCTGAGAACGCTCCATTACGAGAGCAGTTTTTCAGGGAGGCCAACATGCGATCCAACTGCGTCGATGGCGCCACACAGCTTTTCAACGTCATGGGTGTGGAGGTGCTGGTCCACGAAGCATTGGCGCTCGGCAATAACGGTTTGATCGAGGCTGAGCTGGTGAGCCTGGCAAGGGGCAAGTCGCGCCTGGATGAAGTCGAGAGAATCGCCAAGCGTCATATCGTGGAGCGCGAGGCGGCGGGTGAGCAATTCCGACGTGAGGACGCCGCACGTAATGTCACAGGTACCATTGATGAGGTGGAGGTTCACCTGGCCTTCATGACGGACCTGGCGCAGCGGCTGGACCTGCCGTGGCAGGCGCGCGGCATGCAGTTTCGCAAGATCGCAGGCGTCACCAGCGAAATGATCGAGGGCGCCTATCAACGGGTTTTGGGGCTGGAGGAGGGTGACCTGCTGCGTAACTCGATTGCCGAGCAACCTTTCTGGAAATCCTTCGTCGAGCGTTTGAATGGCTCGCGCTTCAGGGCGATTGATCGCAAGACCTTTACCACCACCGAGTTCAAGGTTGCTTTGGATGAACGGGCGGACAGCGCAACTCTGTCGCTGGAGGAAAAGGCTGGTTTGAAAGAGCGAATCCGCGTACTGGCCGCTGAGCTTGGTGAGCCGGAAAGTGCCTTCGCCCCCGGCCAGATCATGACCGACGAGGCCTATGCCCAAGCGCTGGAAACGATCAAGGCCGAGCGTGAAGCCTTGCTGTTGCAGCTGACCCAGGAAGCCATGGACCGGGCGAAACTGAATCGGGTTGAAATACCTTTTACGGTTGCCCCGGGCAACTGA
- the ureC gene encoding urease subunit alpha encodes MKISRQAYADMFGPTVGDKVRLADTELWIEVEKDFTTYGEEVKFGGGKVIRDGQGQSQLLAAEVVDTLITNALIIDHWGIIKADVGLKDGRIAAIGKAGNPDIQPNVTIAVGASTEVIAGEGMILTAGGIDTHIHFICPQQIEEALMSGVTTMIGGGTGPATGTNATTCTSGPWHLARMLQAADAFPMNIGFTGKGNASLPEPLIEQVKAGAIGLKLHEDWGTTPASIDNCLNVADQYDVQVAIHTDTLNESGFVETTLAAFKGRTIHTYHTEGAGGGHAPDIIKACGFANVLPSSTNPTRPFTRNTIDEHLDMLMVCHHLDPSIAEDVAFAESRIRRETIAAEDILHDLGAFSMISSDSQAMGRVGEVITRTWQTADKMKKQRGPLPGDGEGNDNFRAKRYIAKYTINPAITHGISHEVGSVEVGKWADLVLWRPAFFGVKPTLILKGGAIAASLMGDANASIPTPQPVHYRPMFASYGGSLHATSLTFISQAAQTAGLPEALGLKKKIAVVKGCREVQKTDLIHNDYLPNIDVDPQTYQVKADGVLLWCEPADVLPMAQRYFLF; translated from the coding sequence ATGAAGATTTCCCGTCAGGCCTACGCCGACATGTTCGGCCCCACCGTCGGTGACAAGGTCCGTCTGGCCGACACCGAGCTGTGGATCGAAGTGGAAAAGGACTTCACCACCTACGGCGAAGAAGTGAAATTCGGCGGCGGCAAAGTCATCCGCGATGGTCAGGGTCAAAGCCAATTACTGGCCGCAGAAGTGGTCGACACCCTGATCACCAATGCACTGATCATCGACCACTGGGGCATCATCAAGGCCGACGTCGGCCTCAAGGACGGCCGCATCGCCGCCATCGGCAAGGCCGGCAACCCGGACATCCAGCCGAACGTGACCATCGCGGTCGGTGCCAGCACCGAAGTCATCGCCGGTGAAGGCATGATCCTCACCGCGGGCGGCATCGACACGCACATCCATTTCATCTGCCCACAGCAGATCGAAGAAGCATTGATGAGCGGCGTCACCACCATGATCGGCGGCGGCACCGGCCCGGCCACGGGCACCAATGCAACCACCTGCACGTCCGGACCGTGGCACCTGGCGCGCATGCTCCAGGCCGCCGATGCGTTCCCCATGAACATTGGCTTTACCGGCAAGGGCAACGCCAGTCTGCCGGAGCCGTTGATCGAGCAGGTCAAGGCCGGCGCCATCGGGCTGAAGTTGCACGAAGACTGGGGCACCACCCCGGCGAGCATCGACAACTGCCTGAACGTCGCCGACCAGTACGATGTACAAGTGGCGATCCACACCGACACGCTCAACGAGTCGGGATTCGTCGAAACCACCCTCGCCGCTTTCAAGGGCCGCACCATCCACACCTATCACACCGAAGGTGCGGGCGGCGGTCATGCCCCGGACATCATCAAGGCCTGCGGGTTTGCCAACGTGCTGCCGAGTTCCACCAACCCGACCCGGCCGTTCACCCGCAACACCATCGACGAACACCTCGACATGCTGATGGTCTGCCATCACCTGGACCCAAGCATTGCCGAAGACGTGGCCTTCGCCGAAAGCCGTATCCGCCGTGAAACCATCGCCGCCGAAGACATCCTTCACGACCTCGGCGCGTTCTCGATGATCAGCTCCGACAGCCAGGCCATGGGCCGCGTTGGCGAAGTGATTACGCGCACCTGGCAGACCGCCGACAAGATGAAAAAACAGCGCGGCCCATTGCCCGGTGACGGCGAAGGTAACGACAACTTCCGCGCCAAACGCTACATCGCCAAGTACACGATCAACCCGGCGATCACTCACGGCATCAGCCATGAAGTGGGCTCGGTCGAAGTGGGTAAATGGGCCGATCTGGTGCTCTGGCGTCCGGCGTTTTTCGGGGTCAAACCAACGCTGATCCTCAAGGGCGGCGCCATCGCGGCCAGCCTGATGGGCGATGCCAACGCGTCGATCCCAACACCGCAACCGGTGCACTACCGCCCGATGTTCGCCAGTTACGGCGGCTCGCTGCATGCCACCAGCCTGACCTTCATCAGCCAGGCGGCGCAGACGGCCGGTTTGCCCGAAGCCTTGGGCCTGAAGAAGAAAATCGCCGTGGTCAAAGGTTGCCGCGAGGTGCAGAAAACCGACCTGATACACAACGATTACCTGCCGAACATCGACGTCGATCCGCAGACTTATCAGGTAAAGGCTGACGGCGTTTTGCTGTGGTGTGAACCGGCGGATGTGCTGCCGATGGCTCAGCGCTATTTCCTGTTCTGA
- a CDS encoding urease subunit beta, with amino-acid sequence MIPGEYQIQPGDIELNVGRRTLSLKVANSGDRPIQVGSHYHFFETNDALTFDRAASRGMRLNIPAGTAVRFEPGQSREVELVDLAGHRRVFGFAGRIMGDL; translated from the coding sequence ATGATTCCCGGTGAATACCAGATCCAGCCCGGTGACATCGAACTCAACGTTGGCCGCCGCACCCTCAGCCTGAAGGTGGCCAACAGCGGCGACCGGCCGATTCAGGTTGGCTCGCACTATCATTTTTTCGAAACCAACGACGCCCTGACATTCGACCGCGCCGCCAGCCGCGGTATGCGCCTGAACATCCCCGCCGGCACCGCCGTGCGTTTCGAGCCGGGGCAGAGCCGCGAGGTCGAGTTGGTGGACCTGGCCGGGCATCGCCGGGTGTTCGGGTTTGCCGGGCGGATCATGGGGGATCTCTAA
- a CDS encoding GNAT family N-acetyltransferase produces MNAAQLRRVNVESFAHYRQGLIDLLLDAVGYGASVGFMANLDATQARAYFDDVQENLNKGNVLLWVVVKDEQVQASVQLTLCQKANGLNRAEVQKLLVREHARRRGLGQQLMSALETAALQHKRGMLYLDTEAGSPAEDFYKALGYTRAGEIPDFACDPSGRYKPTALYYKILQGAH; encoded by the coding sequence ATGAACGCCGCCCAACTGCGCCGCGTCAATGTTGAAAGCTTTGCGCACTATCGTCAGGGTTTGATTGATCTGCTGCTCGACGCCGTCGGCTATGGCGCCAGCGTCGGGTTCATGGCCAATCTGGACGCCACCCAGGCCCGAGCCTATTTCGATGATGTCCAGGAGAACCTGAACAAGGGCAACGTGCTGCTGTGGGTGGTGGTCAAGGACGAGCAAGTGCAGGCCAGTGTGCAACTGACCCTGTGCCAGAAAGCCAACGGCCTGAATCGCGCCGAAGTGCAAAAACTGCTGGTGCGTGAACATGCGCGTCGCCGGGGTCTGGGGCAGCAGTTGATGAGTGCGCTGGAAACGGCCGCCCTCCAGCACAAGCGCGGCATGCTCTACCTCGACACCGAGGCCGGCTCTCCCGCCGAAGACTTCTACAAGGCCCTGGGTTACACCCGCGCCGGCGAAATCCCCGACTTTGCCTGCGACCCGAGCGGCCGCTACAAACCGACCGCCCTCTACTACAAGATCCTCCAGGGAGCCCATTGA
- a CDS encoding DnaJ C-terminal domain-containing protein: MDFKDYYKILGVEPTADDKTIKAAYRKLARKYHPDVSKEKDAESKFKDASEAYEALKSADKRAEYDDLRKYGQHGQPFQGPPGWQGRGAGGFGGGQDTGDFSDFFSSIFGNRGPGFGGGQPGRSAGRRGQDVEMELGIFLEETLSNESKKVTFQVPQYNAAGQHVSNTSKSLNVKIPAGVADGERIRLKGQGAPGTGGGANGDLFLIIRFAPHPKFDVEGENLIITLPLAPWELALGTEVAVPTLTGKINLKIPAGSQNGQRMRAKGHGLLNKAGHRGYLFVQLKAVMPKTSDDEVKALWQELAKKAAFNPREHF; the protein is encoded by the coding sequence ATGGACTTCAAAGACTATTACAAGATTCTCGGTGTGGAACCGACCGCGGACGATAAGACGATCAAGGCCGCCTATCGCAAACTGGCGCGCAAGTATCACCCGGACGTCAGCAAGGAAAAGGACGCCGAGTCCAAATTCAAAGACGCCTCGGAAGCCTATGAAGCGCTGAAAAGCGCCGACAAGCGCGCCGAATACGACGACTTGCGCAAATACGGCCAGCACGGCCAACCGTTCCAGGGCCCGCCGGGTTGGCAGGGTCGTGGCGCAGGCGGATTCGGCGGTGGTCAGGACACAGGCGATTTTTCGGACTTCTTCAGTTCGATTTTCGGCAACCGTGGTCCTGGTTTTGGTGGTGGACAGCCGGGCCGAAGCGCCGGGCGTCGAGGGCAAGACGTGGAAATGGAACTCGGGATTTTTCTGGAAGAAACCCTTTCGAACGAATCGAAGAAGGTCACCTTCCAGGTGCCGCAGTACAACGCTGCCGGCCAGCATGTCAGCAACACCAGCAAAAGCCTGAACGTGAAGATCCCGGCCGGCGTGGCCGACGGCGAGCGCATCCGCCTCAAGGGCCAGGGTGCACCGGGCACTGGTGGCGGGGCCAATGGCGACTTGTTCTTGATCATTCGCTTTGCGCCGCACCCCAAGTTCGACGTCGAAGGCGAAAACCTGATCATTACCTTGCCGCTGGCTCCGTGGGAGTTGGCATTAGGTACTGAGGTGGCAGTGCCTACACTGACAGGCAAGATCAACCTCAAGATTCCGGCCGGCAGTCAGAATGGCCAGCGCATGCGCGCCAAGGGCCACGGTTTGCTGAACAAGGCCGGTCATCGCGGTTATCTGTTTGTACAGCTCAAGGCAGTCATGCCTAAAACCTCGGACGACGAGGTCAAGGCGTTGTGGCAGGAACTGGCGAAAAAAGCGGCTTTCAACCCCAGAGAACACTTCTGA